In a genomic window of Gouania willdenowi chromosome 11, fGouWil2.1, whole genome shotgun sequence:
- the pex1 gene encoding peroxisomal ATPase PEX1 isoform X1, protein MNMFSSQGIQPVTVVFNNIKNCFLHLPSELISHLALSESQALELSWGHGSQVFLSWAPVRASSSWENYKVELSRQLGEKLGLKDGEQGFLRTCHQVSSLHQVFVEPLSSDDWEILELHSAALEEQLLNQIRVVFQGAVFPLWVDNHTAIYIQIASLVPGGAFGRLEQFTELVVSPKIRAGARPPRASSAASSPAHHVQRRENISSTSSSGSSYSSSTSAPLSHSSGGIPSLRSLLRYVMKGTYDTVKEQPPVPDIPAILTDLVYRVCGAPPQSLSGMSSISSGVVHLFPLRHSLKDQLTGGKALVTYGLMSKVLSPKESKEKMKKAAETQRKAGSSKEDVPTEGGKEDEKKTSVVRVVCHNMEKMVNKKRSRGEIHSANVWIPQPLAGRLNIEAHSLVRIKPVKSSLKTATSIHLQPLKPLPEDDDDDIQNAFLGWLHTKSHEPLACLTLRSGSVVLHRNDDKSEFALSVLKPEPQDDPPDQLFLLAPTVLKNKDIQVDKSPVPEPTLKGEAKTSDPELPSLTTLGGFDELANTGFKFISHSLLGSPLSRELGTLGQGLGGGALLITGAQGCGKSTLSRALCRKAREDLDAHVVLVDCKKLQGKRAETVRQILQDTFEQAEWSQPSVVLLDDLDHLAKALTSPEHEHSPDALLHLHVAQSLKDVVDELVLQGSLVSLIITSHSDHSLHPSLVEVQGSHFIQGFVNIQLPNQTQRADILHHLILRKPHFSEETLQTLDLGAVAKETEGYTPQDLTLLLERATHANTVKIGKSGQSVCLTSDDFAQALKGFTPPSLWGVDLHTPSGVGLEGVGGLKEVRQQLMDTILLPAKYPILFSKLPIRHRSGILLYGAPGTGKSMLARAVSKDSGMNFICIKGPELLSKYIGASEQKVREVFQRAQAAKPCILFFDEFDALAPRRGHDNTGVTDRVVNQLLTQLDGVEGLQGVYMLAATSRPDLIDPALLRPGRLDKCLYCPPPDQEARVEILRALSVNVCLAPDVDLEQLAAATERFTGADLKALLYNAQLEAIHILLGSSAQAELTSGSDSDMSLSSMTFPNNCSGSEDSVGDGELSVGLEQSMVLLEHNEPQAQDEHLHSNVWRLYFGSSYESDSRNSPISGGNSQGISRPTSVNQDSPAGSAREPISSLPLAYMPSIQRGYEELSHEQLERLQQDVNTIKASYKLGNSECVRVHSASNQPALLLCQAHLNAALAVTRPSLSQADWNRYSKLYESFAGTGEVPFKPGQRVTLA, encoded by the exons agccAGGCCTTGGAGTTGTCCTGGGGTCATGGATCTCAGGTGTTCCTCAGCTGGGCTCCAGTTAGAGCCTCTTCGAGTTGGGAAAACTACAAAGTGGAGCTAAGTCGACAGCTGGGAGAGAAGCTTGGTCTTAAAGATGGAGAGCAG GGCTTTCTAAGAACCTGTCATCAGGTTTCCTCATTGCATCAGGTTTTTGTGGAGCCTCTGTCATCAGATGACTGGGAGATCTTG GAGCTCCACAGTGCTGCACTGGAGGAGCAGTTACTGAATCAGATCAGGGTGGTCTTTCAGGGAGCTGTGTTTCCCCTGTGGGTGGACAACCACACAGCGATCTACATTCAGATTG CTTCTCTTGTCCCAGGTGGAGCCTTTGGTCGTTTGGAGCAGTTCACAGAACTTGTTGTGTCTCCAAAGATCCGTGCAGGAGCCAGGCCCCCGAGGGCTTCCTCTGCAGCATCCAGCCCAGCGCACCATGTTCAAAGACGGGAAAACATCAGTTCCACGTCTTCTTCGGGATCCTCGTACAGCAGTAGCACCTCTGCTCCGCTGAGCCACAGCTCGGGTGGCATACCCAGCCTGCGCAGCCTCCTGCGCTATGTGATGAAAGGCACCTACGACACAGTTAAAGAGCAGCCACCTGTGCCCGACATCCCCGCCATCCTCACTGATTTAGTCTACAGAGTGTGTGGAGCACCTCCACAATCTCTTTCCGGCATGAGCAGTATTTCATCCGGCGTTGTTCACTTATTTCCTTTGAGACATAGTTTGAAGGATCAATTGACTGGAGGTAAGGCTCTGGTGACGTACGGCTTGATGTCCAAAGTCTTGTCTCCTAAAGAATCTAAAGAGAAAATGAAGAAGGCTGCAGAGACACAGAGAAAAGCTGGAAGTTCTAAAGAAGATGTTCCTACAGAGGGAGGAAAGGAGGATGAGAAGAAAACCTCAGTGGTCAGAGTAGTATGTCACAATATGGAGAAGATGGTCAACAAGAAGAGGAGCAGAGGAGAGATCCACAGTGCGAATGTATGG ATCCCTCAGCCTTTGGCCGGCAGGTTAAACATTGAGGCGCATTCACTTGTGAGAATAAAACCTGTGAAATCATCGCTCAAAACAGCAACTTCCATTCACCTACAACCACTGAAGCCACTG cctgaggatgatgatgatgatatacaGAATGCTTTCCTTGGTTGGCTGCACACAAAGAGTCACGAACCTTTAGCCTGTCTGACTCTACGCTCTGGCTCTGTTGTCCTCCATAGAAATGACG aCAAGTCAGAGTTTGCTCTTTCAGTGCTGAAACCAGAACCCCAGGATGATCCTCCAGACCAGCTCTTTCTTCTGGCTCCAACTGTTCTAAAGAATAAAGACATACAG GTGGACAAATCTCCAGTACCAGAGCCAACTTTAAAAGGTGAAGCTAAAACATCCGATCCAGAACTGCCTTCACTCACAACTCTTGG tggATTTGATGAGCTTGCTAACACTGGATTCAAGTTCATCTCTCACAGCCTTCTGGGTAGCCCACTGTCCCGTGAGCTTGGCACTTTAGGACAGGGACTGGGAGGAGGAGCGCTACTCATTACTGGAGCTCAG gGATGTGGAAAGAGCACTTTGTCTCGAGCCCTTTGCAGAAAAGCGAGAGAGGATCTGGATGCACATGTGGTGCTGGTGGACTGCAAAAAGCTACAAG gaaaaagaGCCGAAACTGTGCGACAAATTCTGCAGGATACTTTTGAACAGGCAGAGTGGAGTCAGCCTTCAGTTGTTTTGCTGGATGACTTGGATCACTTAGCAAAGGCGCTAACTTCTCCTGAACACGAGCACAGTCCTGATGCTCTGCTGCATCTGCACGTGGCGCAGA GTCTGAAGGATGTTGTTGACGAGCTGGTGCTTCAAGGCAGCCTGGTGAGCCTGATCATCACCAGCCACAGTGACCACTCCCTTCACCCGTCCCTGGTGGAGGTGCAGGGCTCCCACTTCATTCAGGGATTTGTGAACATTCAGCTGCCAAACCAG acTCAGAGAGCTGACATCCTACACCATCTGATCCTGAGGAAGCCTCACTTCTCGGAGGAAACATTACAGACGCTTGATTTAGGAGCTGTTGCCAAGGAGACAGAGGGATACACACCTCAAGACCTGACTCTGCTGCTGGAGCGAGCAACCCATGCTAACACTGTGAAGATAGGAAAGAGTGGGCAAT CGGTGTGTCTGACGTCAGACGACTTTGCTCAGGCTCTGAAGGGTTTCACTCCACCCTCACTGTGGGGTGTAGACCTGCACACTCCGAGTGGCGTGGGCCTGGAGGGGGTAGGGGGGCTGAAAGAGGTGCGGCAGCAGCTAATGGACACCATACTGCTTCCTGCTAAG TATCCTATTCTATTCTCTAAACTTCCCATCCGTCACCGCTCTGGAATTCTGCTCTATGGAGCTCCTGGTACAGGAAAGTCAATGCTGGCCAGAGCTGTGTCCAAAGACAGTGGAATGAACTTTATTTGTATCAAG GGCCCTGAACTTCTTAGCAAGTACATAGGAGCCAGTGAGCAGAAAGTCCGAGAAGTATTCCAGAG GGCACAAGCGGCCAAGCCCTGTATACTTTTCTTTGATGAGTTTGATGCCCTCGCTCCAAGAAGAGGTCACGACAACACGGGCGTAACCGACCGTGTGGTCAATCAGCTCCTCACCCAGCTGGACGGAGTGGAGGGGTTGCAGG GTGTGTATATGCTCGCTGCCACCAGCCGTCCAGATTTAATTGACCCGGCCTTGCTGAGACCTGGACGACTGGACAAATGCCTGTACTGCCCCCCTCCAGACCAG GAAGCCCGTGTGGAGATCCTCAGAGCTCTGAGTGTAAACGTGTGTTTAGCGCCTGACGTGGACCTGGAGCAGCTCGCAGCAGCCACAGAGCGCTTCACTGGGGCCGATCTGAAGGCGCTGCTCTACAACGCCCAGTTAGAGGCTATCCACATCCTGTTAGGCAGCAGCGCACAGGCT GAATTGACTTCTGGATCAGACAGTGACATGAGCCTGTCCTCCATGACCTTCCCAAACAACTGCAGCGGCTCGGAGGATTCGGTAGGAGACGGGGAGCTGAGCGTGGGGCTGGAGCAGTCTATGGTCCTTCTAGAGCACAACGAGCCCCAGGCCCAAGATGAACACTTGCACAGTAACGTCTGGAGACTTTACTTTGGAAGCTCCTACGAGTCTGACTCAAGAAATTCACCCATTTCAGGAGGG AATTCCCAAGGCATCTCGAGGCCGACTTCCGTGAACCAGGATTCCCCTGCGGGATCAGCCCGTGAGCCTATCAGCTCACTCCCTCTCGCTTACATGCCCTCCATACAAAGAGGATACGAAGAGCTCAGCCACGAGCAGCTGGAGCGCCTGCAACAAGACGTCAATACCATCAAAGCAAGCTACAAATTAGGCAAC AGTGAGTGTGTGAGGGTGCATTCAGCCTCCAACCAGCCAGCCCTGCTGCTGTGTCAAGCTCATCTGAACGCCGCCTTGGCTGTAACCAGACCGTCCCTCAGTCAAGCCGACTGGAACAGATACTCCAAACT GTACGAAAGCTTTGCTGGAACTGGAGAAGTCCCCTTTAAACCTGGACAACGTGTGACTTTGGCTTAA
- the pex1 gene encoding peroxisomal ATPase PEX1 isoform X2: MNMFSSQGIQPVTVVFNNIKNCFLHLPSELISHLALSESQALELSWGHGSQVFLSWAPVRASSSWENYKVELSRQLGEKLGLKDGEQELHSAALEEQLLNQIRVVFQGAVFPLWVDNHTAIYIQIASLVPGGAFGRLEQFTELVVSPKIRAGARPPRASSAASSPAHHVQRRENISSTSSSGSSYSSSTSAPLSHSSGGIPSLRSLLRYVMKGTYDTVKEQPPVPDIPAILTDLVYRVCGAPPQSLSGMSSISSGVVHLFPLRHSLKDQLTGGKALVTYGLMSKVLSPKESKEKMKKAAETQRKAGSSKEDVPTEGGKEDEKKTSVVRVVCHNMEKMVNKKRSRGEIHSANVWIPQPLAGRLNIEAHSLVRIKPVKSSLKTATSIHLQPLKPLPEDDDDDIQNAFLGWLHTKSHEPLACLTLRSGSVVLHRNDDKSEFALSVLKPEPQDDPPDQLFLLAPTVLKNKDIQVDKSPVPEPTLKGEAKTSDPELPSLTTLGGFDELANTGFKFISHSLLGSPLSRELGTLGQGLGGGALLITGAQGCGKSTLSRALCRKAREDLDAHVVLVDCKKLQGKRAETVRQILQDTFEQAEWSQPSVVLLDDLDHLAKALTSPEHEHSPDALLHLHVAQSLKDVVDELVLQGSLVSLIITSHSDHSLHPSLVEVQGSHFIQGFVNIQLPNQTQRADILHHLILRKPHFSEETLQTLDLGAVAKETEGYTPQDLTLLLERATHANTVKIGKSGQSVCLTSDDFAQALKGFTPPSLWGVDLHTPSGVGLEGVGGLKEVRQQLMDTILLPAKYPILFSKLPIRHRSGILLYGAPGTGKSMLARAVSKDSGMNFICIKGPELLSKYIGASEQKVREVFQRAQAAKPCILFFDEFDALAPRRGHDNTGVTDRVVNQLLTQLDGVEGLQGVYMLAATSRPDLIDPALLRPGRLDKCLYCPPPDQEARVEILRALSVNVCLAPDVDLEQLAAATERFTGADLKALLYNAQLEAIHILLGSSAQAELTSGSDSDMSLSSMTFPNNCSGSEDSVGDGELSVGLEQSMVLLEHNEPQAQDEHLHSNVWRLYFGSSYESDSRNSPISGGNSQGISRPTSVNQDSPAGSAREPISSLPLAYMPSIQRGYEELSHEQLERLQQDVNTIKASYKLGNSECVRVHSASNQPALLLCQAHLNAALAVTRPSLSQADWNRYSKLYESFAGTGEVPFKPGQRVTLA, translated from the exons agccAGGCCTTGGAGTTGTCCTGGGGTCATGGATCTCAGGTGTTCCTCAGCTGGGCTCCAGTTAGAGCCTCTTCGAGTTGGGAAAACTACAAAGTGGAGCTAAGTCGACAGCTGGGAGAGAAGCTTGGTCTTAAAGATGGAGAGCAG GAGCTCCACAGTGCTGCACTGGAGGAGCAGTTACTGAATCAGATCAGGGTGGTCTTTCAGGGAGCTGTGTTTCCCCTGTGGGTGGACAACCACACAGCGATCTACATTCAGATTG CTTCTCTTGTCCCAGGTGGAGCCTTTGGTCGTTTGGAGCAGTTCACAGAACTTGTTGTGTCTCCAAAGATCCGTGCAGGAGCCAGGCCCCCGAGGGCTTCCTCTGCAGCATCCAGCCCAGCGCACCATGTTCAAAGACGGGAAAACATCAGTTCCACGTCTTCTTCGGGATCCTCGTACAGCAGTAGCACCTCTGCTCCGCTGAGCCACAGCTCGGGTGGCATACCCAGCCTGCGCAGCCTCCTGCGCTATGTGATGAAAGGCACCTACGACACAGTTAAAGAGCAGCCACCTGTGCCCGACATCCCCGCCATCCTCACTGATTTAGTCTACAGAGTGTGTGGAGCACCTCCACAATCTCTTTCCGGCATGAGCAGTATTTCATCCGGCGTTGTTCACTTATTTCCTTTGAGACATAGTTTGAAGGATCAATTGACTGGAGGTAAGGCTCTGGTGACGTACGGCTTGATGTCCAAAGTCTTGTCTCCTAAAGAATCTAAAGAGAAAATGAAGAAGGCTGCAGAGACACAGAGAAAAGCTGGAAGTTCTAAAGAAGATGTTCCTACAGAGGGAGGAAAGGAGGATGAGAAGAAAACCTCAGTGGTCAGAGTAGTATGTCACAATATGGAGAAGATGGTCAACAAGAAGAGGAGCAGAGGAGAGATCCACAGTGCGAATGTATGG ATCCCTCAGCCTTTGGCCGGCAGGTTAAACATTGAGGCGCATTCACTTGTGAGAATAAAACCTGTGAAATCATCGCTCAAAACAGCAACTTCCATTCACCTACAACCACTGAAGCCACTG cctgaggatgatgatgatgatatacaGAATGCTTTCCTTGGTTGGCTGCACACAAAGAGTCACGAACCTTTAGCCTGTCTGACTCTACGCTCTGGCTCTGTTGTCCTCCATAGAAATGACG aCAAGTCAGAGTTTGCTCTTTCAGTGCTGAAACCAGAACCCCAGGATGATCCTCCAGACCAGCTCTTTCTTCTGGCTCCAACTGTTCTAAAGAATAAAGACATACAG GTGGACAAATCTCCAGTACCAGAGCCAACTTTAAAAGGTGAAGCTAAAACATCCGATCCAGAACTGCCTTCACTCACAACTCTTGG tggATTTGATGAGCTTGCTAACACTGGATTCAAGTTCATCTCTCACAGCCTTCTGGGTAGCCCACTGTCCCGTGAGCTTGGCACTTTAGGACAGGGACTGGGAGGAGGAGCGCTACTCATTACTGGAGCTCAG gGATGTGGAAAGAGCACTTTGTCTCGAGCCCTTTGCAGAAAAGCGAGAGAGGATCTGGATGCACATGTGGTGCTGGTGGACTGCAAAAAGCTACAAG gaaaaagaGCCGAAACTGTGCGACAAATTCTGCAGGATACTTTTGAACAGGCAGAGTGGAGTCAGCCTTCAGTTGTTTTGCTGGATGACTTGGATCACTTAGCAAAGGCGCTAACTTCTCCTGAACACGAGCACAGTCCTGATGCTCTGCTGCATCTGCACGTGGCGCAGA GTCTGAAGGATGTTGTTGACGAGCTGGTGCTTCAAGGCAGCCTGGTGAGCCTGATCATCACCAGCCACAGTGACCACTCCCTTCACCCGTCCCTGGTGGAGGTGCAGGGCTCCCACTTCATTCAGGGATTTGTGAACATTCAGCTGCCAAACCAG acTCAGAGAGCTGACATCCTACACCATCTGATCCTGAGGAAGCCTCACTTCTCGGAGGAAACATTACAGACGCTTGATTTAGGAGCTGTTGCCAAGGAGACAGAGGGATACACACCTCAAGACCTGACTCTGCTGCTGGAGCGAGCAACCCATGCTAACACTGTGAAGATAGGAAAGAGTGGGCAAT CGGTGTGTCTGACGTCAGACGACTTTGCTCAGGCTCTGAAGGGTTTCACTCCACCCTCACTGTGGGGTGTAGACCTGCACACTCCGAGTGGCGTGGGCCTGGAGGGGGTAGGGGGGCTGAAAGAGGTGCGGCAGCAGCTAATGGACACCATACTGCTTCCTGCTAAG TATCCTATTCTATTCTCTAAACTTCCCATCCGTCACCGCTCTGGAATTCTGCTCTATGGAGCTCCTGGTACAGGAAAGTCAATGCTGGCCAGAGCTGTGTCCAAAGACAGTGGAATGAACTTTATTTGTATCAAG GGCCCTGAACTTCTTAGCAAGTACATAGGAGCCAGTGAGCAGAAAGTCCGAGAAGTATTCCAGAG GGCACAAGCGGCCAAGCCCTGTATACTTTTCTTTGATGAGTTTGATGCCCTCGCTCCAAGAAGAGGTCACGACAACACGGGCGTAACCGACCGTGTGGTCAATCAGCTCCTCACCCAGCTGGACGGAGTGGAGGGGTTGCAGG GTGTGTATATGCTCGCTGCCACCAGCCGTCCAGATTTAATTGACCCGGCCTTGCTGAGACCTGGACGACTGGACAAATGCCTGTACTGCCCCCCTCCAGACCAG GAAGCCCGTGTGGAGATCCTCAGAGCTCTGAGTGTAAACGTGTGTTTAGCGCCTGACGTGGACCTGGAGCAGCTCGCAGCAGCCACAGAGCGCTTCACTGGGGCCGATCTGAAGGCGCTGCTCTACAACGCCCAGTTAGAGGCTATCCACATCCTGTTAGGCAGCAGCGCACAGGCT GAATTGACTTCTGGATCAGACAGTGACATGAGCCTGTCCTCCATGACCTTCCCAAACAACTGCAGCGGCTCGGAGGATTCGGTAGGAGACGGGGAGCTGAGCGTGGGGCTGGAGCAGTCTATGGTCCTTCTAGAGCACAACGAGCCCCAGGCCCAAGATGAACACTTGCACAGTAACGTCTGGAGACTTTACTTTGGAAGCTCCTACGAGTCTGACTCAAGAAATTCACCCATTTCAGGAGGG AATTCCCAAGGCATCTCGAGGCCGACTTCCGTGAACCAGGATTCCCCTGCGGGATCAGCCCGTGAGCCTATCAGCTCACTCCCTCTCGCTTACATGCCCTCCATACAAAGAGGATACGAAGAGCTCAGCCACGAGCAGCTGGAGCGCCTGCAACAAGACGTCAATACCATCAAAGCAAGCTACAAATTAGGCAAC AGTGAGTGTGTGAGGGTGCATTCAGCCTCCAACCAGCCAGCCCTGCTGCTGTGTCAAGCTCATCTGAACGCCGCCTTGGCTGTAACCAGACCGTCCCTCAGTCAAGCCGACTGGAACAGATACTCCAAACT GTACGAAAGCTTTGCTGGAACTGGAGAAGTCCCCTTTAAACCTGGACAACGTGTGACTTTGGCTTAA